The Syngnathus acus chromosome 12, fSynAcu1.2, whole genome shotgun sequence genome contains the following window.
ATTTTGCACTTACACTAAAAttaagcaaacaaaaatgagaataaaTTGATGCGAATGGGGAATTTCTTCTGTATTGTGTGTTGTCATATTTAATCATGCCTAAGACCGTATGAAGGCATTGTTATTGTTAAACAGCTGAATTGATCTCCAAGTGTGACGCTTCATTTTCTTATTGAATTACTACATGCTACATTTGAGCTGCAAACCAGttgaacaattaaaaaaaagcataatgCCACCCAATTATAGGCTTTCACCTAAGCATTAATAATTAAACAGCTAAGCAAGTGGAGCTTATTAAAGTAAAATGCAATTTGCCGTGCCAAATGGATTTGGGGTCCCAagtgtttgtatttgtattgAGAAAAggaagatgctttttttttttttcaaaatgtttttttcccccaaaatgttaATCAGTGCAATGTCACAATACGAGAGCAAGAGTAATTTGATGATCCTTTAATTtaccacaatttaaaaaatatatcacttccgttttatttattgtcccaatattttatttcgaaAATCAACCGGATTCTCTCTCTTACATCCCTGCTGGACTCTTGACGTGTGTCAAGTTGTGTCGCTCGCTGAACGCTCACATGAAACTCCACAAGTTAGCAAAATGAGTCAAATAAACAGACGTGTTTGGGAAGTTTCTTTGCAATCTTGGAAAGGCCCAGTGAGCACTCGACACAagaaccaaaaagaaaaatgtcagcaGGCCTAGTTGAAATATGACAGTTGATTTCCCAAGCGTAAACGAAGCTTCTCTGCACAATATGTGGCGAGCTCAGTGAGATTCGTCAACAAATGTAAGTGCTTTCACGTCATCATTAGTGGCTAGCTACATTGCAAACGCTAAAAAAGTCTTTTAATATTGGTGGAAAAAACAATGGATTCGCGTTTATTGTGTATTGCCCCCGCCACCCCTTTTAAGCTTGCCATAAAACTTACACCCTTCAGCAAAGTACTTTAACTTGCCAAGTTCgtcattaaatatttatatgcaCACTGTGAATTGGTTTTGACCTGtgcatttggcaaaaaaacgAAAATATGTAGTCCCATGAAGCACTCAAGTGCATGCTTTTTTGCATTTAAGTGCGTCATTATATTTATCGTTTTTAATTACTGATATATCCAATTTGGCTTCGCAACTGTCCCTGCGATTAAACACTTGCAGTAATGGTTTGTGCAGTTCCCACTTTTCGAgctgttcaatatttttatgtcTTGTTCTTTAAAAGCTGTCCAATCTGTTTCTATAACTCTTTTAACTGTATAAttaatgcccattgaaatgcactgggggggaaaaaattagGATTTTACCCTAAAACAACCTTAACAGTGTAAAATAAATGCTAAGTAACTGTTGTGTTAAATATGTATTAAATATTCACAGTGGTCAATTAAAAAGACTGTAAATCTAAACTTTAGTATGGCATAGTCAGCTTGAAttgtattaaatatatttatcaaCGGCATAATTGTGGTTGAGGAAAATGCCGAGTTAGCAAACCACTAGTCACAGTGGCGGGTGAACAAAAGGTTCACATGAAGCCCCaatgaatggaaaatgttaATGTAAGTCAATAATTTGCTCGAGTGTTCATTGTCAACCAGTTTCATGTTGTTaacaacaatacaaaaagatgAAGTTGATATAATATTAGCAtaatttttcatgtttaaCTAGCATTAATGTGGTGGTTTGGCAAGAAAGCATTAATTAAAGTCAAcactttatttgtttgtgtgatgagtccaatatttgtttttgtcggAGCCAGGGGCTTTGAGGTGGTAGGTGGAGTTTCAATCAATGTCTTCTGGGCTAGCGAGACAAATTCGCTTGGCCTCAGATGAGCAACATCAATCCAGAACAGCAGGTTTCAACACGGTGTAATTTGTTTGCGTTTGCAAAGGAGCCATCATTTTAGGTTTTGAGAAGAGATGCACTTTTTGTTAGTTTGAAAAGTAGAGCTTTTCACTTCCCTTCGGTAATTGGTATCATCAAAAGCAATCATAAGGTAATTTGACAAAATTTCACGGGGCGACCTCGAAAAACAACCGTTTAAAAACAGTTTTTGGGAAATATTACTCAAGTTGctgttttcacattttcatcaGATCAAATAATAAaggcaaccttttttttttttaacaccagAAAGTATCAACAGTTtgacaaatgtaaatatgtgCAGTCAAAATGTGGTCAGTATAGAAAGGAGGAATGCCAGCGaggaagggggcggggcttgctAGGTCAGGTGGGCTTGTCCACAGAGGTTTTCTCATCAGCAGGATGGAAACACTTGACTTTCGAAGGCGTCTGCGCTGGACAGGCGGACTACCGCAGGAGAGCTGAGTGAGCGTCGTTCTGGAAAGTTGCAAGCCTGGGGAAGGTAAgacttgattttatttttcctccccttccatccatcttcccaacGACGGACTTTCCCGGCTACTCAATGACAGTATTTGGATTTCTCTTCCTCCCAAGAGCAGACTATGAACGCAACTACTGGCTATTTACATAATCAGTCCATACTATTAATTTATGCATTCATCTTGGGGCTTCCATACAATTATCATATTTCTCAACTCATTTCTGGTTTGTTAATGCGCATTAGGCACGCTCCCTTTTGCAGcttcatttgaaattttaattagaacgtttttgggtttttttaatccaaaatgaaaataaattaaatacgtTGATCTTAGCAAGGTTTGTGATGTAAAAAGCttaattaaattatttcatCTAAAGACGTATTTGCTATTTGGGGATATCAGTGAGACTATGAATGAGGGTGGGACGTGTTTGTCTGTCTCTAGATGGAATGCGCGACCAATCCTGGTTGCAGTTCGCTTTTCATCCAAAGTCAGCTCTGAGCCTGAAAGTAAAGACAACAAATGGAAGGAGTGACATCTCCTGAGACCAATGCTCAAAGTACGCATTGCGCAACAGaaaagtgggggggggaaaagccGCCAACGTTCAAGGTTGATAAACCCTAATGATGACAGTCATGGAGAAATTCAATTACGATTTGAGGCCGCCCAGAGAGAACCGCATTCAAGAAATGGACCTCAAATGTGAAGCCATTTATCACAGTTTACTTGGCAGAGTGTGCGTGAGGGGGAAcaaggggaaagaaaaaaaaaaaaatggcattgcACCTGGAATATTTGCAGTACAATGCAGCCCTAGAATAATATTACATTATCAAAGCTGACGTCATTTGCTTCCTCATTCTAATCAGAAAAATGGCCCCAAAACGGAATCATTCATTAGCTAGCTTTGGTATGTTTTGTTGTAGAGCTGGCAAAATGACCTCTGATGTCTTCAAAATTGTAAAGTGCACTTAATTAATATGACACAAAGTCAGCCACATTACTATTCAGCCTGCAAAAATCAACagcaaattggatttttggtGGCCTTTAATACAATTTTGATGCGGCTTCTTGGCTGAGCATGCTGCCCCCTGCAGACGGACTGCATTATTCCCTCCTCactgccccccccaccaccaccacctcacCCCTAtcacagatttaaaaaaagatattgtcAGAATGATTACTCATAAAAATATTATGTTAACACGCCATTGTCGAAACCGAAATGTTATGTTTACACGGAAACTGCCGAGGGCAAGACATTATGTTGACTCTCCAGTGAGAGTGCAAAGCTTTGGCAAAGGGCTAACAAGCGGCAGAGAAACAATAATGCCTTTTCGGCTCCCGCGTTTGTATTGATGGACACCAAATCATTTGTTCCCAGTGTAGAGAAACTgtccatttatttatcattgaTGCGATGATCAATATTCCAAGACCTCCAACTACTCTCACATGAATGCCAAAGAAAATgctgaataaatatataaatgtatttcacATTAGTAGTCTGAAGTTGGCACCAGGCTGCCCGCGGGGTAAACTACACAGTCTGGTTAAGAATTATTTCtgtaattaaaatatattgaatttattgattgatttttgtaAAGAGCTTGTGCTGTCGGAATTTTAATGTTCAGTTATTTCAAAGGTTATCTcgacatttgttgtttttctggaTGTATGAGTTTATTGGGCATTTAGAGATATGCTTTTAAAATATGGAAAACAACTTCTACGCATAATTATGACTGAAGAGAGAAGTCTGTCCCACAGGCCCTTCGCTATCTGCAAATGCCTccctgattcttttttttttttctgtgtggaaAAGACTCATTTTATGCGCAACCCAATTCCCGGCAAAATTGTAAACGCATTTTTTTCTGATCTCTGCTTAGGATGGAAATTAGTGAAGCTTGTCTGCTTTATGAAGGCGCTTAAGAGTTTGCCTCTAAAATGAGCAAATATTGGAAACTCCTCCTAACGATGCCATGCGAGttaacctttgacctttgaatCCCACCTAAAATTATGACCGCAAATAATCCCCTACTAATGCGTTTTTGGGATTTGTTCCAATACGTGATTTGTAGGGACACCTGAGCGCTGGAGGTGAGACCAAAGTAGATGACTATGACCTATTTCAAACCATTCCCTCAAAGTGGGACTCGGAGAATTGGACTCTTTTGCCATATGGGAGTCATAAAGCCTCTGGCTCGTGACTTTCCATTTCACGTTTCATCCGCGCTCGCTTTTAATACAAAAGTGCAACGgcagcaaaatgtcaaatgagaAATGGTCGTGTTATATTTTCATCTATTGGAGCGTTAAAGGCCTTCTCACCCTttgcagatggatggatggatgcatggatgcatggatggatgagcaGATCTTTTTCCACTTATAAAACAACATATTAATTTCACTTTGTCCTTTTTCTGTTGTTTGATCAGGTCTCTCGCCTGGAACACTTGTCAGCACGGATGAACGCGCCACCCAAAGCCCACCGGTGATCGCCTCGTAAAGTATgaacatttgtcatttccaTTGTGCCCCCTCCGGAAGGATTACGACACGCTGTGGCCGCATTTGTCTCTCTAAATATGACAGTCTGCCAAGAAAAACCTCTGGCTGCGCAGTGTGATGAAAGCAACCGCATCGAGGACTTAATTACAAGATGAAAAGTTTCAGGAGCCACTGGGTGCAGATGGAGCCACTTTGACAAGACctggtagcaaaaaaaaaaaaaaagaagccaaatTCGATCCAGAGCATGAGTGTTTTTTCAAGCGAAGAGACTTGTCATACTTGCAACTCCACCACGGAGCCAGAGGTGGACGTGGCCAAAGCGGTCTTTTTGGCAATCGTGCTGGTGGTCTTTGTCATCTTCGGCGTCCTCGGCAACATCCTGGTGATCCTCTCGGTGGTGTGCCATCGCCACTGGCGTTCCGTGACTCATTACTTCATCGCCAACCTAGCGGCCGCCGACCTTCTGCTCAGCTCGGCCGTCGTGCCTTTCACCGCCACCTCGGAGGCGCTGGGTCGATGGGTGTTTGGCCGCTTTTTCTGCAGCGTGTGGGCGGCTCTGGACGTCCTTTGCTGCACCGCCTCCATCCTCAGTCTGTGCGTGATCTCTATCGACCGCTACCTGGCCGTTAGCTACCCTTTGCGCTACCCGGCCATGGCTACCGGCCGACGAGGCCTGGCCGCGGTGGCTGCTCTCTGGGGACTCTCGGCGGCCATCTCCGTGGGCCCTCTGTTTGGATGGAAACAACCCGACCCGGAAGAGGAAACAGTGTGCCAAATCACGGAGGAGCCCGTCTACGCCTTGTTCTCGGCTTTGGGCTCTTTCTACATACCGCTGGCAATCATTCTCTTCATGTATTGTCGCGTGTATAGTGTGGCAAAGAGAGGGAAGGAGACTCTCAAGAAATGCGGAGATGGAGCAGGAGTGGAGACAGAAGGGGTGGTTCTGAGGGTGCATAGAGGGAACGCCGCTCAAAGGAACAAGCACGAAGAGGACAACGGCACCGGGAGGCACAAACACATCGCCGGTAACCTACCCAAGATGCTCAAGCTGCCAAGGGAGGAGAAAGCAGCCAAGACCCTTGGGGTGGTCGTGGGGTGCTTCGTTCTGTGTTGGCTCCCTTTTTTCCTGGTCTTACCAATTGGTAAGTAACTCCTAACATGATGAGAAAATCAAGCTTAAAGATAtctgttgttatttttgaccaacagtgccatctaggGGAGTAACTGGTTcgtgaagcaaatttgaagcttcgttttcccatcactacaAATGTTATCGAAACTTCCAAAGCTCAAACTAAAGCCTGTTTATGTTTGGTCAAGGGTCATATTATTAACTATAATTCTTCCATCAAGTTATTCAATCCAAGCCCCAGAAATCAGCAAAAATAATGCTTACGCATTAGCACGAACGTCAGCAGCGCTAGCTTGTCCCAGATTATCATTACAATCTTCAAAGTTTCATTTGCTTTGCTATCTGATGCATCAGATAATCGCACTAAGAGTTTGCTTTGATTTCTgcagcatttttattatcacCACGTTCTTGTTGAAAGTTAATTATAGAATTCTTCAAGTGGCGACGATGTTGCGTCCACGTCATTAAAATACCTCCTGGAAAACATTATTGTCACGGCGGGTTCGGATTAGGATTAAGGTTAGGCCATTATGCCACGCCTTTCGCTTTTCCAAGAAGACACATCAAGAATCCAATCACAAAGTAAATTTAAATCACACACATTAGAGCAGAATAGACTTTGACTGCCAGATGAAATTGAATGAAAGCTATTACAGATAACAAGCATGAGCTTTAACGGGCTGTAATGCTCGCAGGCATCCTCGGTCACCGACCAACCTCTCAAGACTCTTGCGTCATCGCAGAAGC
Protein-coding sequences here:
- the LOC119131512 gene encoding alpha-1A adrenergic receptor-like isoform X2, which translates into the protein MSVFSSEETCHTCNSTTEPEVDVAKAVFLAIVLVVFVIFGVLGNILVILSVVCHRHWRSVTHYFIANLAAADLLLSSAVVPFTATSEALGRWVFGRFFCSVWAALDVLCCTASILSLCVISIDRYLAVSYPLRYPAMATGRRGLAAVAALWGLSAAISVGPLFGWKQPDPEEETVCQITEEPVYALFSALGSFYIPLAIILFMYCRVYSVAKRGKETLKKCGDGAGVETEGVVLRVHRGNAAQRNKHEEDNGTGRHKHIAGNLPKMLKLPREEKAAKTLGVVVGCFVLCWLPFFLVLPIGSMFPSWKPPETEFKRAFHNVLHGRCRRNSQTQGPHSPGLVSSTLHLSRPNVVSSWRCCGRLRGSSEGASDESSSAIRSKKSLLMSWCFSTHQSPVPENSAAKVLQLSLHVKGEPV
- the LOC119131512 gene encoding alpha-1A adrenergic receptor-like isoform X1, whose translation is MSVFSSEETCHTCNSTTEPEVDVAKAVFLAIVLVVFVIFGVLGNILVILSVVCHRHWRSVTHYFIANLAAADLLLSSAVVPFTATSEALGRWVFGRFFCSVWAALDVLCCTASILSLCVISIDRYLAVSYPLRYPAMATGRRGLAAVAALWGLSAAISVGPLFGWKQPDPEEETVCQITEEPVYALFSALGSFYIPLAIILFMYCRVYSVAKRGKETLKKCGDGAGVETEGVVLRVHRGNAAQRNKHEEDNGTGRHKHIAGNLPKMLKLPREEKAAKTLGVVVGCFVLCWLPFFLVLPIGSMFPSWKPPETVFKITFWLGYFNSCINPIIYPCFSQEFKRAFHNVLHGRCRRNSQTQGPHSPGLVSSTLHLSRPNVVSSWRCCGRLRGSSEGASDESSSAIRSKKSLLMSWCFSTHQSPVPENSAAKVLQLSLHVKGEPV
- the LOC119131512 gene encoding alpha-1A adrenergic receptor-like isoform X3; amino-acid sequence: MSVFSSEETCHTCNSTTEPEVDVAKAVFLAIVLVVFVIFGVLGNILVILSVVCHRHWRSVTHYFIANLAAADLLLSSAVVPFTATSEALGRWVFGRFFCSVWAALDVLCCTASILSLCVISIDRYLAVSYPLRYPAMATGRRGLAAVAALWGLSAAISVGPLFGWKQPDPEEETVCQITEEPVYALFSALGSFYIPLAIILFMYCRVYSVAKRGKETLKKCGDGAGVETEGVVLRVHRGNAAQRNKHEEDNGTGRHKHIAGNLPKMLKLPREEKAAKTLGVVVGCFVLCWLPFFLVLPIGSMFPSWKPPETPGVQESLPQRPPRALPEELTNPRTSQSGPGIEYPSFVETQCCFIMALLREAARVL